CTGACCGCCGGCTCGGTGATGTCCAGCTCCCTGGGCTCGCACTCCCTGCTGCTCAGGACGATCGGGCCGATCTTCTGGCTCATGCTGCCGATCGCCGTGGGCAACATGACCCGGCTGCGGCGGGCCTATCTCGCGGCCGTGCAGGCCCGCGCCGAACACGCCGAGCGCACCCGGGAGGAGGAGGCGCGGCTGCGCGTCACCGAGGAGCGCATGCGCATCGCCCGGGAACTGCACGACGTCGTCGCCCACCATCTGGCCCTGGCCAACGCGCAGGCCGGTACCGCCGCCCATCTCGCGCGCAGCAACCCCGAGCAGTCACGGAAGATCCTCACCGATCTGACCGGGACCACGTCCTCGGCGCTGCGCGAGCTGAAGGCCACGCTGGGGCTGCTGCGCCAGAACGACGACCCGGCCTCCCCGTCGCTCGAACCGGCCCCCGGCCTCCACTGCCTGCCGGATCTGGTGGCGGCGTGCGCGTCCGCGGGGGTCGCCGTCTCGGTGACCACGGAGGGCGTGCCCCGGCCGCTCCCTCCGGGGGTGGACCTCACGGCGTTCCGGATCGTGCAGGAGGCGCTGACCAATGTGACCAAGCACGCCGCCGCGGAGCGCGCGCACGTGCGGCTCGGGTACGCCGACTCCCGGCTGCTGATCACGGTCACCAACGACGGCCCGGCGGCCGTCGCGGTCGGCGCGAACGCCTCCACCGCGGCGCCGGGCCGGGGCTTCGGGGTCATGGGCATGCACGAACGCGCCCGGTCCATCGGCGGGGAGCTGCGGGCGGGGCCCCGCGCGGGAGGCGGTTTCGAGGTCACCACGGCACTCCCGCTGCAACCGCTGATGACGGCGGCGGAGGGGGCGGCCGGTGACACCGGGGCGGCAGGGATGGCCGAAGTGGCCGGAGTGGCCGCAGTGGCAGGAGAGGCAGGAGTGGCCGTGGAAGCCTCCGACACCTCTACCTCCGTGGAAGGACACAAGCCATGAGCATCAAGGTGCTGCTCGCCGACGACCAGGCCCTGCTGCGGGCCACGTTCCGGATCCTGATCGACTCCTGTGACGACATGGAGGTGGTCGGCGAGGCCTCCGACGGCGCGGAGGCGGTGGACCTGACCCGCGCCCACCGCCCCGACATCGTTCTCATGGACATCCGTATGCCGGGCGCGGACGGCCTCACGGCCACGTCCGAGATCTGCGCGGACCCGAAACTGTCCGCCACCCGCGTCCTCATCCTCACCACGTTCGAGACGGAGGACTACGTCGCCCAGGCGCTGCGCGCGGGTGCCAGCGGGTTCCTCGGCAAGGACGTCACGGCCGACACCCTGCTGGACGGGCTGAGAACCGTGGCGTCCGGCGAGGCCCTGCTCTCGCCCGGCGCCACCCGCACGCTCATCACCCGCTTCCTCACGTCCCCCGCGCCCGGGGGTCACCTGGCGCCCCCGGAACGCCTGGCCGAACTCACGGTCCGCGAACGCGAGGTGATGGCCCTCGCGGCGGAGGGCAAGTCCAACACCGAGATCGCCGAGGACCTCACGGTCAGCCCGCTGACCGTACGTACCCACGTCCACCGGGCCATGACGAAGCTGGGTGCCAGGGACCGGGCCCAACTGGTGGTCATCGCCTATCAGACGGGCCTGGTGCAGGCCGGGCCGACCGCGCTGTGACAGCCGCCGGGTCGGCGCTCAGGTCCCGGTCAGGCTGATCGCGATGTCCGTGACGTTCAGCGGGAACTGCCCGACGGGCGACGGCTCCCCGGTGAGGACGTTGACCTCGTAGAAGAACGGGGTGTCGGCGCCGTACGGGGTGAGCGAGGCGAAGGCGGTGTTCGAGACCGTCCTGCCGTTGGACAGGACGCTGTAGATGTCCAGGCCCGCGTCGGTACCGGCGTCGAAGCCGAGGAGGCCGGTCGGGACGAGGTTGCCCGCGTTGGGCGGCGACTGGATGACGACCTGGTCGTTGTACGTGTCGATGTCGAACAGGGTCGTCGCGGTGGACCCGACCTTGTCGTTGTTCGTGTAGCCGGCCGCGGTGACGCCCTGGGCGGCCGTGGTGAGCGGCGGGAGGTTCAGCGCGCTGTCCGTGGCCGTGGTGCCGTCGTTCAGGTTGTGCCGCAGGTTCTGGCCGTAGTTGCTGATCACCCGTAACCGGTCGGCCGCCGGGTTGAAGTCGATGTCGAAGACGGTGCCGTAGAGCGCGACCGTGAGCTGGGAGACCTTGGTGACGACCACGTCGGTGGTGGTCGGCGGGAAGGTGATCGTGTAGATCCCGCCCTTCTCGCCGACGCCGTACAGGAGGCCGTTCTGCACGCGGAAGTCGATCCCGATCAGTTTGGTGTCGCCGACGAGCCCCTTGATGGTCTTGACCCAGTTGAGGGTCGTCGGGTCGTCGGTGAGGAACGTGGCCATCGTGGTGCCCGTGCCGAAGATCCCGTACGCCCGCAGGCTGGAGGTGGCGTCGGGGGCGGCGGAGCTGGCGCCGGGCGCGCTCACCGTGAGCGCGGTTGCCGCGGACACGACCGCTACCGCCGCCGCGATTCTCTTCCTGACCGCTGCTTTCATTGTTTTCCCTCCCGTACTACCCATGCGAAACGACCCATGCGAAAGAATTCCGCATTTCGGTGCGCGCGGTGCTTCGAGCAGTCCCGCGTGGTTTCCATTAAGCCCAGGCGGGATCGGCCCGACAAGCGAATCGAGCCACGAGTGGGGCCGGATCAAGGAACTTTGCGCACTGTGACAAATACGCGGTCGGCACATCCTTCATCGATTCACCCTGAGTGATAAGTGCCCGTCCGGATTTCATCTGGCGGCGCCCTGGCTCTCGGTGGCATGCTCACGCTCATGGGGAGCCTCTTCGCCGAGCTGGCCCGGCAGGCGTCGGCCAACGCGCGCCGCGAGGTCGACACGTATGTGCGTGAGATTCCGGAGCTCGGCTCGCTGGACGTGAACTCCCGGGCCAGGGACGAGACGCTGGAGTACGCGGTGTGGTTCAGGCGCCGCACGCTCGAACTGGCCCCGGACAGCGGCGTCCTGACCGACGCCGACCTCGGCTACATCGCGTCGATGGGCGAGGCGCGGGCCGGGGCGGGGATGTCGCTGGACTCACGGCAACGGGTCCTGCGCGTGCACACCGAACTCATGCTGCGCGAGATCAACGAGGCGACCGAGGCCCAGCGCGGCGGCGATGTCGACGAACTCATGCGGATCATGAGCTGGTTCGCGCCCCAGGGCGAGCGGGGCATCGGCGCCTACCGGCAGGGCTTCGTGACGGCGCTGCGACGCCGGCTGCCGTACGTGGAGCAGGTCGCCCTGCTGACCCGTTCCCTGCTGGCCGGGGACCCCGTCGCGGCGGAACTCGCGCTGCTCACGGGAGTGGAACCGGCCGAGTACTACGAGGTGACGGTGATCCTGGTGCCCGACTGCCCCGTCGGCGACCGCGACCTGGAGAGCGGGATCGAGACGCTGGTGAGGAGCCACCGGGTGCCCGTCACCTGGTGTCCGGAGCGGGGCGGCAGGGGCGGCGAGCTGATCGCGCTGGTGCCGGGAGGGGCCCGGAGCGGGCAGGTTCCCACCGCCACCGCCACCGCCCCCTCCGCCGCCGCCACAGCCACCGACCTGCCGGCGGCGCCCTACGCGGCCGGGTCCGAGCCGATCGTGTCCGAGCCGGCCGTGTCCGGTCTTCTGCGGGACTTCGCCCAGGCGCTCGGCCGGCACTGTGCCGTCGGGACCGCCGGCGCGCCGGCGTCCGAGCTGGCCGGCGCGCTCGACCGGGCCCGGTGGATCAGCAGGGCGGCCCCCCTGCGGCGTACGTCCGGACGGCTGCGGGCGCACACCCTGGCGGACGTCTTCGTCGAACTCGCCGTCGCGGAGGTGCCGTTCGTCGACGACTGGCTCCGCTCGGTGGCCCGGAGCCTCGAAGCGGGCCCGGACCTCCTACTCACCCTCGACGCGTACTACCTCCACGACATGAACCGCGGTGCCACGGCGGAAGCCCTCACCATCCATCCGCGCACCCTGGACTACCGCCTCCGGCGGGCGAGGGAGCTCACGGACATCGACCCCGGCTCGACGCGCGGCGTACGGATCCTCAGCTCGGTCGTCACCCGGAACCTGTCGGGAGCGTGGCGGTGACCGGTCAGCCGGTGATCTCGAAGGAGGCGGCGCGGGACACGAACCCCGTGTCGCCGTCCTCGGCGGTCGCCGGCGCGGAGATGTGCCAGGTGCCCCGGTCCCTCCCGGACTCCTCCTTCTCCGTGATCTTCAGCGTGTAGGTGCAGCGGGACGTCTCGTCCGAGGTGCTCCGGCACTCGGCGCTGTCCACGGACCGCAGCTCCGCCTCCGTCGGGTCGAGCTTCGAACTCGCGGGCCACGCGATGACCTTGAGGCCCTTGACGCCCAAGTCGTCCCGCACGTCCGTGGTGAAGGTGAACGAGGCCATGGCGAACCCGCCGACGGCGATTCCGCCGACGACGACAGCGGCGAACGACGAGATGAGAATGCGCCTGGACATGGATGTCCCCCTGAATGGAACTGCGTCGAATTGCATGCGATGGCTATAGCGATGGCTATGGCTATGAATCTATTGCTATTTCTATTTCTATTGCGTCGAGTCGGAGCGGTACGGGAATTCCCTTCGGCGGGTTTGCTTCGCGTGCCGCTGCCGGATGACTGCCGTCCCCGCGGACCTCCACCCCTGGTAAGCGACGGGAATCCACCCCCGGCCGGAGTCGGGCCGCTCGGTCGCGGCCATGGCCTGGCCGCCGTGAACCGAATCGACGACCGGCTGCTGCCGGTCCTGCTGCTCTGCGCCCAGGCCCTGGTGGCCCGGCGCGGCGCTCGCGCGCGGGGCGGTGCCGGACGCGTCCGCGCTCCTCGTGGCGGTCCTGGGGGCCGCGGGTGTCGGGCTGGCCCTGTTCACCGTGGCGACCGAACGGGACACCTTCACCGCCGTGCTGTGCGGGCCTGGTGGTGTGGGCGTTCGTGGTGAGCGCGAGCGACCGTTCGGACGGGTCCATGGCGGCATTCATCCCGCTGTTCGCCACCGCCCCGGGCAGTCTCGTGCCGC
This sequence is a window from Streptomyces ortus. Protein-coding genes within it:
- a CDS encoding DUF5707 domain-containing protein; amino-acid sequence: MSRRILISSFAAVVVGGIAVGGFAMASFTFTTDVRDDLGVKGLKVIAWPASSKLDPTEAELRSVDSAECRSTSDETSRCTYTLKITEKEESGRDRGTWHISAPATAEDGDTGFVSRAASFEITG
- a CDS encoding response regulator transcription factor, with the protein product MSIKVLLADDQALLRATFRILIDSCDDMEVVGEASDGAEAVDLTRAHRPDIVLMDIRMPGADGLTATSEICADPKLSATRVLILTTFETEDYVAQALRAGASGFLGKDVTADTLLDGLRTVASGEALLSPGATRTLITRFLTSPAPGGHLAPPERLAELTVREREVMALAAEGKSNTEIAEDLTVSPLTVRTHVHRAMTKLGARDRAQLVVIAYQTGLVQAGPTAL
- a CDS encoding PucR family transcriptional regulator: MGSLFAELARQASANARREVDTYVREIPELGSLDVNSRARDETLEYAVWFRRRTLELAPDSGVLTDADLGYIASMGEARAGAGMSLDSRQRVLRVHTELMLREINEATEAQRGGDVDELMRIMSWFAPQGERGIGAYRQGFVTALRRRLPYVEQVALLTRSLLAGDPVAAELALLTGVEPAEYYEVTVILVPDCPVGDRDLESGIETLVRSHRVPVTWCPERGGRGGELIALVPGGARSGQVPTATATAPSAAATATDLPAAPYAAGSEPIVSEPAVSGLLRDFAQALGRHCAVGTAGAPASELAGALDRARWISRAAPLRRTSGRLRAHTLADVFVELAVAEVPFVDDWLRSVARSLEAGPDLLLTLDAYYLHDMNRGATAEALTIHPRTLDYRLRRARELTDIDPGSTRGVRILSSVVTRNLSGAWR
- a CDS encoding DUF4394 domain-containing protein; amino-acid sequence: MKAAVRKRIAAAVAVVSAATALTVSAPGASSAAPDATSSLRAYGIFGTGTTMATFLTDDPTTLNWVKTIKGLVGDTKLIGIDFRVQNGLLYGVGEKGGIYTITFPPTTTDVVVTKVSQLTVALYGTVFDIDFNPAADRLRVISNYGQNLRHNLNDGTTATDSALNLPPLTTAAQGVTAAGYTNNDKVGSTATTLFDIDTYNDQVVIQSPPNAGNLVPTGLLGFDAGTDAGLDIYSVLSNGRTVSNTAFASLTPYGADTPFFYEVNVLTGEPSPVGQFPLNVTDIAISLTGT
- a CDS encoding sensor histidine kinase, with protein sequence MSSSLERYTDRFEQYADRHPRVIDVALAAGLMGSATLGSSITLPGVVPPDHDSAGTVLMGVSCLALLRYRKYPRITVVVITVCTVIAVDLGYLVTPLLLAPVMAALYWLAVFCDRKTTRIYGGTVMVALTAGSVMSSSLGSHSLLLRTIGPIFWLMLPIAVGNMTRLRRAYLAAVQARAEHAERTREEEARLRVTEERMRIARELHDVVAHHLALANAQAGTAAHLARSNPEQSRKILTDLTGTTSSALRELKATLGLLRQNDDPASPSLEPAPGLHCLPDLVAACASAGVAVSVTTEGVPRPLPPGVDLTAFRIVQEALTNVTKHAAAERAHVRLGYADSRLLITVTNDGPAAVAVGANASTAAPGRGFGVMGMHERARSIGGELRAGPRAGGGFEVTTALPLQPLMTAAEGAAGDTGAAGMAEVAGVAAVAGEAGVAVEASDTSTSVEGHKP